In Amaranthus tricolor cultivar Red isolate AtriRed21 chromosome 5, ASM2621246v1, whole genome shotgun sequence, a genomic segment contains:
- the LOC130813093 gene encoding 5-oxoprolinase 1, with the protein MGSISSEKLKFCIDRGGTFTDVYAELPGQTEGRVMKLLSVDPSNYDDAPVEGIRRILEEYTGEKIPRSSKIPTDKIEWIRMGTTVATNALLERKGERIALCVTQGFKDLLQIGNQTRPNIFDLTVSKPSNLYEEVVEVEERVELVLDEEENVNSSSVFKGVSGELVKVAKPLNENSLRPLLKKLLEKGISCLAVVLMHSYTYPQHELSVEKLALSMGFRHVSLSSALTPMVRAVPRGLTASVDAYLTPVIKDYLSGFISKFDEGLGKVNVLFMQSDGGLAPESRFSGHKAVLSGPAGGVVGYSQTLFGIETDRPLIGFDMGGTSTDVSRYAGEYEQVLETQIAGAVIQAPQLDINTVAAGGGSKLKFQFGAFKVGPESVGAHPGPVCYRKGGELAVTDANLVLGYVITDYFPSIFGPNEDQPLDVNATREEFKKLADHINSYRKSQDPSVKDMSIEEIALGFVNVANETMCRPIRQLTEMKGHETRNHALACFGGAGPQHACAIARALGMKEVLIHRFCGILSAYGMGLADVVEEAQEPYSAVYCLESVQEASRREAKLLEQVKHKLLEQGFREENIKTETYLNLRYEGTDTAIMVKRQESDGTLVFDYASEFVSLFQREYGFKLQNRNLLVCDVRVRGVGVTNILKPKAQNPNPGTPNSQCLCKVYFQNGWQETPLFKLENLGYGHTIPGPAVIMNGNSTLIVEPNCRAMITKYGNIKIEIESTSNVTKVSDKASDVVQLSIFNHRFMGIAEQMGRTLQRTSISTNIKERLDFSCALFDPDGGLVANAPHVPVHLGAMSSTVRWQLKYWGDDLNEGDVLVTNHPCSGGSHLPDITVVTPVFDDRKLVFFVASRGHHAEIGGITPGSMPPFSKAIWEEGAAIKAFKLVEKGVFQEEGIVKLLQYPCADDPAHKIPGTRRLQDNLSDLHAQVAANQRGISLIKELIEQYSQETVNVYMKYVQLNAEEAVREMLKSVAAKMLSSSSEAKAGDSVTIEEEDYMDDGSTVHLKLTIDSKKGEAFFDFSSTSPEVYGNWNAPEAVTAAAVIYCLRCLVNVDIPLNQGCIAPVKIYIPPGCFLSPSDKAAVVGGNVLTSQRVTDVILTAFQACACSQGCMNNLTFGDDTFGYYETIGGGCGAGPTWDGTSGVQCHMTNTRMTDPEIFEQRYPVILHRFGLRENSGGAGAHRGGDGLVREIEFRRPVIVSLLTERRVHAPRGLRGGEDGARGANYLITKDKRKIYLGGKNTINVRGGETVVILTPGGGGFGSIDRT; encoded by the coding sequence ATGGGCAGCATCAGTTCTGAGAAACTAAAGTTTTGCATTGATCGAGGGGGAACATTTACCGATGTATATGCCGAACTCCCTGGTCAAACTGAAGGCCGTGTAATGAAACTTTTATCTGTTGATCCTTCTAACTATGACGATGCTCCAGTTGAAGGCATCCGCAGAATTTTGGAAGAATACACCGGGGAAAAAATTCCTCGGTCCTCCAAGATTCCTACTGACAAAATTGAGTGGATACGGATGGGTACCACCGTGGCTACAAATGCCCTGTTGGAGAGGAAAGGAGAGAGAATCGCTCTATGTGTTACGCAAGGATTTAAGGATCTACTGCAAATCGGAAACCAAACCCGTCCGAACATATTTGATTTAACTGTATCCAAGCCCTCGAATCTCTATGAAGAGGTTGTGGAGGTTGAAGAAAGAGTTGAACttgttcttgatgaagaagagaatgTTAACTCATCATCTGTATTTAAAGGAGTTTCAGGTGAACTCGTAAAAGTTGCAAAGCCATTGAACGAAAATTCTTTGAGGCCTTTGCTGAAAAAGCTCTTGGAAAAGGGTATAAGCTGTCTTGCTGTTGTGTTGATGCACTCTTACACCTACCCACAGCATGAGCTCTCTGTAGAGAAGTTAGCCTTGAGCATGGGTTTTCGACATGTATCTTTGTCGTCGGCTTTGACACCCATGGTTCGAGCAGTTCCTAGGGGTTTAACTGCAAGTGTGGATGCATATCTTACCCCAGTAATCAAAGATTACTTATCTGGATTCATATCGAAGTTTGATGAGGGCTTGGGGAAGGTTAATGTTCTATTTATGCAATCGGATGGAGGGCTAGCGCCGGAAAGTAGGTTTTCCGGTCATAAAGCAGTTTTATCAGGCCCTGCTGGTGGTGTTGTTGGTTAttcacaaactttgtttggaATCGAAACGGATAGGCCTCTTATTGGGTTTGATATGGGTGGTACATCCACAGATGTTAGCCGTTATGCTGGTGAATACGAACAGGTGCTCGAAACGCAGATTGCTGGAGCAGTTATCCAAGCACCTCAGCTTGACATAAATACCGTGGCTGCTGGTGGAGGTTCAAAGTTAAAATTCCAATTTGGAGCCTTCAAGGTGGGACCGGAATCAGTGGGTGCGCACCCTGGCCCCGTGTGTTACAGAAAAGGAGGTGAATTAGCAGTTACAGATGCAAATTTAGTTCTGGGTTATGTTATTACTGATTATTTTCCCTCAATTTTTGGGCCCAATGAAGACCAGCCATTAGATGTAAATGCAACTAGAGAAGAGTTCAAGAAGCTCGCAGATCACATAAACTCTTATAGGAAGAGCCAGGACCCTTCCGTGAAAGACATGTCTATTGAGGAGATAGCTCTTGGGTTTGTTAATGTTGCAAACGAGACAATGTGTCGTCCAATACGCCAATTGACAGAGATGAAAGGCCATGAGACTCGGAACCATGCTCTTGCTTGTTTTGGAGGTGCTGGCCCCCAACATGCATGTGCTATTGCTAGGGCGTTGGGCATGAAAGAGGTATTGATCCATAGATTTTGCGGTATACTAAGTGCATATGGCATGGGACTAGCTGATGTTGTCGAAGAGGCTCAAGAGCCATATTCAGCTGTTTATTGTCTTGAATCTGTTCAGGAGGCTTCTCGTAGAGAAGCCAAATTGCTGGAGCAGGTGAAGCACAAGCTTCTAGAACAAGGCTTTAGAGAAGAGAACATAAAAACCGAGACTTATTTGAATCTACGGTATGAGGGTACAGATACGGCAATCATGGTTAAAAGACAAGAAAGTGATGGTACGCTAGTATTTGACTACGCAAGTGAATTTGTGAGTCTGTTCCAGCGGGAGTATGGATTCAAATTGCAGAACAGGAACCTCCTTGTTTGTGATGTAAGAGTTCGAGGTGTCGGAGTCACTAATATCTTGAAACCCAAGGCTCAGAATCCTAATCCAGGAACTCCGAACAGTCAATGTCTTTGCAAGGTTTATTTTCAAAACGGCTGGCAAGAGACACCTTTGTTCAAGCTTGAAAATCTGGGTTATGGTCACACCATCCCTGGCCCAGCTGTTATCATGAACGGTAACAGTACATTGATTGTGGAGCCAAATTGTAGAGCTATGATTACAAAATACGGAAACATCAAAATTGAAATCGAGTCTACTTCAAACGTAACGAAAGTTTCTGACAAAGCTTCAGATGTGGTGCAGCTTTCGATTTTCAATCACAGGTTTATGGGGATTGCTGAGCAGATGGGACGGACTCTACAGAGAACTTCAATATCGACAAACATTAAGGAGCGGCTAGATTTTTCCTGTGCTCTTTTTGACCCGGATGGAGGGCTTGTAGCTAATGCCCCTCATGTCCCGGTGCATCTCGGAGCTATGTCAAGTACTGTTCGTTGGCAATTGAAGTACTGGGGTGATGATCTGAATGAAGGAGATGTGCTAGTCACTAACCATCCTTGTTCAGGGGGTAGCCATCTTCCTGATATAACTGTCGTCACGCCTGTCTTTGATGACAGAAAACTGGTGTTTTTTGTCGCGAGTAGGGGACATCATGCTGAAATCGGAGGTATTACACCTGGAAGTATGCCTCCTTTCTCCAAAGCCATATGGGAAGAAGGCGCAGCCATCAAAGCCTTCAAGCTTGTGGAGAAGGGCGTATTTCAGGAGGAAGGTATCGTCAAACTTCTCCAATACCCATGTGCTGATGATCCTGCTCATAAGATCCCAGGAACCCGGAGGCTCCAAGACAACTTATCAGATCTCCATGCTCAAGTGGCTGCTAACCAAAGAGGCATTTCACTCATCAAAGAGCTAATTGAACAATACAGTCAGGAGACTGTCAATGTATACATGAAATATGTACAGCTTAATGCAGAAGAAGCCGTCAGAGAAATGCTCAAATCAGTGGCTGCTAAAATGTTATCTTCATCGAGTGAAGCTAAAGCCGGGGACAGTGTAaccattgaagaagaagattacATGGACGACGGTTCTACAGTCCATCTCAAACTTACAATTGATTCAAAGAAGGGTGAAGCATTTTTCGATTTCTCCTCAACAAGCCCGGAAGTATATGGCAATTGGAATGCACCCGAAGCAGTTACAGCTGCTGCAGTCATATACTGCCTCCGCTGTTTGGTTAACGTTGATATTCCGCTAAATCAAGGTTGTATTGCCCCTGTCAAAATTTACATTCCCCCTGGTTGTTTTCTTTCTCCAAGCGACAAAGCTGCCGTAGTGGGGGGCAATGTCCTTACATCCCAGAGAGTCACCGATGTGATACTCACCGCTTTCCAGGCATGTGCCTGTTCTCAAGGCTGCATGAATAACTTAACCTTTGGGGACGACACATTTGGTTATTATGAGACAATCGGAGGCGGGTGTGGGGCCGGTCCAACATGGGATGGAACGAGTGGTGTTCAGTGTCACATGACAAATACTCGCATGACCGACCCTGAAATTTTCGAACAGAGGTACCCAGTGATCCTGCACAGATTTGGGCTCAGAGAAAACAGTGGAGGTGCTGGGGCTCACAGAGGAGGAGATGGGCTTGTGAGGGAGATCGAATTCAGGCGACCAGTTATCGTGAGCCTTCTTACTGAAAGACGAGTTCATGCTCCACGAGGATTACGAGGAGGAGAAGATGGGGCTCGTGGCGCTAATTATCTAATTACTAAAGACAAGAGGAAAATATATTTAGGAGGTAAAAACACCATTAATGTGCGGGGAGGAGAAACTGTTGTGATTTTAACTCCTGGTGGAGGTGGATTTGGTTCTATAGATAGAACATAA